A genomic window from Prunus persica cultivar Lovell chromosome G2, Prunus_persica_NCBIv2, whole genome shotgun sequence includes:
- the LOC18785572 gene encoding U-box domain-containing protein 32 yields the protein MTEFDSLSSLSPEQTDSPASPGIRNSMRFRDIVRMGSAEEGEEEARVLNVDETIFVAVGKDVKQSETTLLWAVKNFAGKNICLLHVHKPSRVLSLSEGNGPAGKLKQGAIKVYQALERTKLRKLLDQYLLILIRAGVQANEVWIEMQNVEEGIVELIARHNIRWLVMGAAADEYYSERLAEIKSRKAFFVCNKAASSCHIWFVCKGHLIYTRGDREDESEIEIAPPLLLTSSASGAEQPEHLKSESTHWLRNLDAEEDTSELEEISKRLTPLLIDEEEKAACESYHLVEPNIVDTNKNSKQKEYEGTVKRWKEEANAMEAKCKAKAFESLCTKEMSQRKEMEEALARVRQEIDGLKDERNGFIQQLQMAQDNKLALGSQLGDSQCMVKQLEEKILSAVELLITFKDRRDKLQIEHRDAIKKVKWLRTSIKGEAASFCRAEFPVFSFMEINEATHNFDPSWKIGEGRYGSVYKGILRHMHVAIKMLPSYGSKTQLDFQDEVEILSRVRHPNLVTLIGNCPESRSLVYEYLRNGCLEDRLACKGNTPPLPWKIRTCIATEICSALVFLHSNIPCLVHGNVKPSNILFDANFVSKLGDLGIVGLIPQNENPANFARIHNDPNGTDVYMDPEYLETGNLTPESDVYSLGVILLQLLTARPLLGIVKDVKSALENDNIDALLDISAGDWPLEQAKELAYLALRCCEKNRLNRPDLWVVHEAMGASCAASASCLISKKLIRTPSHFVCPIFQEVMKDPHIAADGFTYEEEAIRGWLKGGHNTSPMTNLKLEHCNLVPNYALQYAIQQWQLEL from the exons ATGACTGAGTTTGACTCACTGAGTTCATTATCCCCAGAACAGACCGATTCCCCGGCCTCTCCCGGGATTCGGAATTCCATGAGATTCCGCGATATTGTACGGATGGGGAGCGCTGAAGAGGGTGAAGAAGAAGCGCGGGTGTTGAATGTGGACGAGACTATATTCGTTGCGGTGGGGAAGGACGTGAAGCAGAGTGAAACGACGCTGCTTTGGGCGGTAAAGAACTTCGCAGGGAAGAATATATGCCTGCTCCATGTTCACAAGCCTTCCCGCGTGCTTTCACTTT CAGAAGGAAATGGTCCTGCCGGTAAATTGAAACAAGGAGCCATCAAGGTATACCAAGCACTTGAGAGGACAAAACTTCGCAAACTTCTAGATCAGTACCTACTGATTCTCATCCGAGCAGGG GTGCAGGCAAATGAAGTATGGATTGAGATGCAAAATGTTGAAGAGGGGATTGTTGAATTAATTGCTCGGCACAATATTAGATGGCTTGTCATGGGGGCAGCTGCAGATGAATACTATTCTGA GAGATTGGCAGAGATAAAGTCCAGGAAAGCATTTTTTGTATGCAACAAGGCAGCTAGTTCTTGTCatatttggtttgtttgtaaggggcacctcatatatacaag GGGAGACAGAGAAGATGAATCTGAAATAGAAATTGCCCCTCCTTTGCTGCTTACAAGTTCGGCTAGTGGAGCAGAGCAACCAGAGCACTTAAAATCAGAGTCAACTCATTGGCTGAGAAATCTAG ATGCTGAGGAAGATACCAGTGAATTGGAAGAAATATCAAAGAGGTTGACCCCGTTGCTGATAGATGAG GAGGAAAAAGCAGCTTGTGAAAGTTATCATCTAGTAGAACCAAACATTGTGGACACTAATAAGAACTCAAAACAGAAAGAATATGAAGGGACAGTGAAGCGGTGGAAAGAGGAAGCTAATGCCATGGAGGCTAAATGCAAG GCCAAAGCATTTGAAAGTTTATGCACAAAGGAGATGAGCCAAAGAAAAGAGATGGAAGAAGCGCTTGCTAGAGTAAGGCAGGAAATAGATGGGCTGAAGGATGAACGTAATGGATTCATACAACAACTCCAGATGGCCCAGGACAATAAGTTGGCGCTGGGGAGCCAACTGGGAGACTCTCAGTGTATGGTGAAGCAGTTAGAGGAGAAGATCCTCTCAGCTGTGGAGCTCTTGATAACTTTCAAGGATAGACGGGATAAGCTGCAGATAGAGCATAGAGATGCaataaaaaaagtcaaatGGCTAAGGACATCGATAAAAGGGGAAGCTGCAAGCTTTTGTCGGGCAGAATTCCCTGTGTTCTCTTTTATGGAGATCAACGAGGCAACTCACAATTTTGACCCATCCTGGAAGATTGGAGAAGGAAGGTATGGAAGTGTTTACAAAGGGATTCTTCGCCACATGCATGTTGCTATAAAGATGTTGCCTTCTTATGGTTCTAAAACGCAATTAGACTTCCAAGATGAG GTAGAGATCTTGAGCAGAGTGAGGCATCCAAACTTGGTAACACTGATTGGAAACTGTCCAGAATCCAGGTCACTTGTGTATGAGTACCTAAGAAATGGCTGCCTTGAAGACCGCCTTGCCTGCAAAGGCAACACTCCACCTCTTCCATGGAAAATTCGAACGTGCATTGCTACTGAGATATGCTCTGCCCTTGTCTTCCTTCACTCAAATATCCCTTGTCTTGTGCATGGGAATGTGAAACCCAGTAACATTCTCTTTGATGCAAACTTTGTGAGCAAACTGGGTGATCTGGGCATCGTTGGTTTGATCCCACAGAATGAAAATCCGGCCAACTTCGCCAGAATACATAATGACCCAAATGGAACTGATGTGTATATGGATCCAGAGTATCTTGAAACTGGAAACCTTACACCCGAATCAGATGTTTACTCACTTGGGGTTATACTATTACAGCTTTTAACTGCAAGACCACTCCTAGGGATAGTGAAGGATGTGAAATCCGCTTTAGAAAATGACAACATCGACGCGTTGTTGGACATTTCAGCTGGGGATTGGCCACTAGAGCAAGCAAAGGAGCTGGCTTACTTAGCACTGAGGTGTTGCGAGAAGAACCGGTTGAATCGGCCTGACCTATGGGTTGTTCACGAGGCAATGGGAGCTTCCTGTGCTGCCTCAGCATCATGCTTGATTTCCAAGAAACTTATTAGGACACCATCCCATTTTGTCTGCCCCATTTTCCAG GAAGTCATGAAAGATCCACACATAGCAGCAGATGGGTTTAcctatgaagaagaagcaataaGAGGATGGTTGAAAGGCGGCCACAATACCTCGCCCATGACGAATCTTAAGCTTGAACACTGCAATCTGGTCCCCAATTATGCCCTTCAGTATGCTATTCAACAGTGGCAACTAGAGTTGTAA